The sequence below is a genomic window from Flavobacterium sediminilitoris.
TTTAGTAGGAACTCAAACCGTTTTAGATGATAATCCAATGCTAAATGCTAGAGATTTTAAAAGAACTAATCCTATTCGAATTGTTATAGATAAAAGCAATAGAATTAATGATCAACACTATGTTAAAGACAATTTGACAAAGACTTTTATTTATACAGAAACGGAAAAATTAACAAATTACAATAACTTATTTTACGATTATATCAAATTTGATGATGATTTTTTATTAAATTTAACAAAAAATTTACACAAGAAAGATATTCAATCTATAATTATAGAAGGTGGAGCAAAAACACTTCAGCATTTTATAAATTTAAATTTATGGGATGAAGCACGTGTTTTTATAGGTAACGCAGAATTTAAAACAGGAATAAAAGCTCCTATTTTAAACAAACCGTTTAATAAAACCTATTCCATTATAGGTGATAAATTAAATTATTCAAGAAACTATGATTGACACAATAATTTTTGATTTTGGCAATGTTTTCATTGATATAGACTATAACGCAACTCAAACTGCTCTTAAATCGCTTGGGGTTAAAGAATGGAACTCAGAATTAGATGCCTTAAACAAGGAATATGAAATGGGCAAAATTGATGAGTTACAATTTATAGAAAGTATACAAAAGTATACTGATGGGGCTGATTTAATTTCTATTAGATCTGCTTGGAATGCATTACTATTAGATTTTCCATTGTATCGATTAGAATTTCTTCAAATGATATCTTCAAAATATAGGCTTTTTCTTCTTAGCAATACTGATTCTACTCACATTGATAAATTTGAACATAAAGTAGGTCAATCATTTGCAAGAGATTTTTATAGTTGCTTTGAAAAAGTGTACTTTTCATTTGAAATTGGCAAACGAAAACCAGATGAAAATACTTATAAATATGTTATAAATAGTCATAATTTAACACCGAAAAAGACTTTATTTGTTGACGATAGATTAGAAAACATCGAAGGTGCTAAAAAAAACGGTCTTCTTACTTGGCACTTAAACCCTGAAGTAGATGATGTTACAAATTTACTTGAGATTATAAAAACTTTTCATGATTAAAAAACCGACATTCAATAAGACATAATTTAATAGAAAAGGCTAGATTACTCTAGCCCTTAATATAAATAGCCTATTAAACTATTCAACCTAAAATTAACATTTTACTCAAAAAACAAACAAAAACTTTTTTAAAAAATATTTATTTAGGGTTTTTAAAATTCATTTGTTTATTTGTTTGTTTAATTGTTTTTAGCACATTTAAACTTGAAACACTTATTTAAAAATATTCAACCCCAATTTTTACTTATTAAGCTATTAATATAGTACAAAACAAAGACAAAGAATTTTAAATTTTTATGTTATATCAATTAAATTACCATTAATAAATTACTAAATATAACTAGATTACAAATTTCAGGCTTTTAATCAATACAAAAACTATATTTGAGACTCTATTTTTAGTACACCAAATACATTAATTTTAATTTAATTACTCTCGAATTATATTCCGAAAAACATTCAATTTCATTCGTTTTTTATTATTATCTCTAGTGCTTATAAACTCTTAATCAGCTTATTTC
It includes:
- a CDS encoding HAD family hydrolase — translated: MIDTIIFDFGNVFIDIDYNATQTALKSLGVKEWNSELDALNKEYEMGKIDELQFIESIQKYTDGADLISIRSAWNALLLDFPLYRLEFLQMISSKYRLFLLSNTDSTHIDKFEHKVGQSFARDFYSCFEKVYFSFEIGKRKPDENTYKYVINSHNLTPKKTLFVDDRLENIEGAKKNGLLTWHLNPEVDDVTNLLEIIKTFHD